The segment CATacagttatatttttgttatgttCTAGGGTTGGTGATTTGATTTAACACATCTGATTTATGTTATTTTGAGTGTTGCATTTTTTTGGTCGCATGATTTATATTAGTTTATCATGTACATtgtaataaatgtcttctacagtatgtatattaCTTCCTACAGCCATTTTAATTTCAGTGCGCTTTTGtgaatttacagtatatgaactTATATTTATGACACATTTTATGGTTGCTTTGACAAAAGCTTTTAGAGTAAAGAATATTTCTTGGTCAGGCAGAGGGTAAGCTTTGTACACAAAGACAAGAATGTTACAATTCCTATATTGCTGCTTACATGAATGTGATACCATTTTAACTACTCATGCAGGCGGGCAGGTTTCTTTactgaaaaaatagaaaatcatttcttatttctatttacagcagtttacatatttattttgacaACACTGACTCTAATGTCTCAGTAGAGGGAGTCAGAGAGTTAGACTTGAAATTCATTGAAtttcatgaaaacatttttggggGGAAAATCTAACATTTctagaaatgattttttttagattaaatgtgaccctgcctgtgaaaaccaagcTGAAGTAGTTTTTTGGTCAACAAATCATCtaacaaaatgtaaagaacattctgtgaaaataacaTTAATAGGTCTATCTATAATATTGACAGAGTAAGACCATGTCAAAGATGAAAATAGTGAAATTattggttgaaatcaaactttaatgCTCATTATCTGAACATTAGATTCTGATTTAGCCTAGTTTCACAGACTGGCTCACAAATATAAGCCAGTTATGaagctttctcttttttttttttgcaatgtttgaTGATGGATACGATGTTCCATTTACTCAAGCATTTTCTGATAAAAGGTTATGTCCATTGCTGCTTGTTTCACAGTATTTATAGGGGACCATACACTTGAGAAACTTTGAGGGACTGATAAACCATTCGATCTCTTTATAGGGCATAATTCAAGGCATTGGTCCAAAAATGGGCAACTCACAGAAAAAAGGTCTCTCCAGGGAGATCCTGGATGACCTTAAAGTGAACACCAAGTTCACTGAAGCCGAGATCATGCAGTCGTATGAGAACTTCCAGAAGCAGTGTCCCTCTGGTCTCATCTCTCAAGATCAGTTTGTAGAGATCTACATTCGGTGCTTCCCTGACAGTGATGCTAAATCTTACGCCCAGCATGTATTCCGCTCCTTCGACACCAATAACGATGAGACGTTagactttaaagagtacattgtAGCTCTTCACATGACCTCTTCAACCAAGACAGCCCTGAAGCTGGAGTGGGCCTTCTCCCTGTTCGATGTGGACAAGAATGGCTACATCACAAAAACCGAAGTGTGCGAACTCTGTCAGGTAAGAGAATGTCGAGTGTTCACAtaagattaatttaaatgaaagatTATGTTATAGTAAATATTTGGATTTATTTGTCCTTAGAACTTAGAAATTCCAGTGGATTTAATAGTTTGAATGGGTAGTGTATTGGTTTAATTGGAAAATAAAGGGGTCTCTGTGTCTACTGTTGAATTCTATTGTTGGTgggattttcttttcttttgttgtggCCATTGAATCTTAAGgagcatttaacattaaatCTGACTCAGGATCAGCTGTTAGACAGATGGAGTGACTTCACAcctgtgtgcctgtgtgttaTAAACAGTCATTGCAGATGGAGGGAGAAAGATTCAGTAGTGGGGGACTGTGAAAGAGATAAGCTCCTCAAAGTGCAATCTGGATTTAAGACCATCGCCACTGAGGCCGTGACATGCCAACTGTTAAGATTTCTTCTGCGAAATGGCAGATCAGTTTCCCATGATGTGTCTGATCTCGGGCAGAGATGCAACAGAAAGAACagctaaataataataaccctCGTTTATCTTATACCATCTGGAAACAAACAACCTCACTGAGCAAACCACTGAGTGAACATCTCTTAACCAAAAACTGAACCAACCAAAGTGCGATAATAAAGTTGCCAGGATATAACAGAAATAATTGAAAATGGTTTGTGATAGTTCCCTCTATAGCGCCCCTTGTGGCAAGGCTGAGAATACTGGTCTATTGTTAGGTTAGCCATATTGGTGTGAGCCAAATATATCTTTACCAAACAAGCAAGTTAAGCTTTAATGGAAAACTAAGGCATATATTTAAATAGCTAAAGGGATGTGAGAAgagagacaaacacaaacacaatgtctGAACAGAATCTATTAATACCAGGCATTATTTAAAGGTTAAAATGACAGATTTAGAAATGCACCTTTGTGCGTCATGGGATGTTACCAAAACAGTAACGCCATACATCTCTAAGTAAAGTAATCTACAGTAGGCTGTTGAAACAGATTATTATGGGATGTGAAGTATAGTTGagggtttttttttgttttagcaaGCACCACTGTTCCAGATCAGGTGGGTTTGTCTTTCTATGCTAAtctttattattctaaaatcaCATTACCGAGACATTTATTTCTTAGAACAATAATAATCTCCTAATCAAAATGTATGccatatttacaaaaaatgcatttaaaaatgacatgtaAAGTTGTTCATTGATGTTCCATATTGCATATAAAATACTCAACTGTTGAGTATAGTTGGAAAGTTTCAGTCTAACACTCTCCGATTTCCCATCAGGCCATTTTTAATCTCATACCCAAAGACAAGCTTGAAGATCTTCCCAACGATGAGAACACAGCAGAGAAGAGAGCCGAAAAACTCTGGACCATATTTGGCAAAAAGGACAATGGTAAGATAACTTAATTGGGATGTGAAGTAAAGATGtcaatattaaagggacagttcacccaaaatgaaaattctgtcatcatttagtgcaccctcgagttgttccaaatctgaataaatttctttgttctgcttgtaaccaaacagttcttggccaccactgactaccatataggagacatttatttgtaaatttctttgctctgttgaacacaaaagaagatatttggaagaatgtaggaaagcaaactgggacacttttgactatcattgtaatttttctatggtagtcaatggtggccaagaactgtttggttgcaagcgttcttctaaatatctttctctgtgtttatcagaacaaagaaatttaagcagatttggaacaactcagggtgagcaaattatgacagaattattattttttgggtgaactgttccgtTAACATACGGTAAACATTAACACAGTAAATTCTCTTTCTCACATGCAGAACGACTTGCAGAGGGCGAATTCATTGAGGGTGTATCATCAAGCCAAGTAGCGCTGAGGTTAATTCAATATGACAGTAAATGACCTTTTAGAATCATGACTAATTTTCTCATGCTTGATTTCCTGGTAATGTATCGGCGCTGCCGaactgaaacctcgtatctccaaaactgcCACTTTCcaagaaattaaaaaacaaagttgtcaaagttgacaaactctttttaacactttttgtTGGTTAAATCTGACCAATAGTAATgaattatgaataaaaataaaattgtgaaaAATGGAAATACAAGGTTTCAGCCTGACAGTGATGAATTgtgtttattgcattttggatGATATATGTGTTTAACAGTAGAATAGCTTTTTGTAAGTAGCTTCTAGTTAATAAGCccataattacattttcatattaCCTGACAAAATAGTTAATTCGACTGGAGTCCTTATGGTGGATATATAAAAGGTTAAAGTATATAAATCAGTAAGTTCTTTCAGAAATGACATCCTTTACAACTCAGAAAagtattttactcatttttatttgtttattcgtTAAATTTAAAGTTTAGTTAacctcatttatttatttcatgttcCGCCTCCGCACCTAAATCCAATGTTATTTTCAGAATTGGTGATGTTCTGTTCATGCCACGATTCCATGTACAGTAAGACATCAAATTGGGTTatatttcataatgttgttTGTTCTGAGATTGTGTGTTAATGTTATGCAAATATGCTTTATGTTTAACCAAAGTTTGTAAGGTTTCATTCATGTACTATATTGCATTGTTTTTGAGATGTGTGAAAACGATATTAGTCTATTTTCACTGTGAATAACAAAAGTGTTTTATGGTCCTCATAGGTTAGTAAAAgaacatttgtttaaaatgtaagaGAAAAACACATCTATTCCGTTCTTGTCCTttgtttgtgattttaattttctttctgtttctttcacCGTCTCTTACTGGGGAGATTATACACATAATCCTCTGTCCAGATTTTCAAAGCATCTGTCTAAAGCTGCCGACATTCAACTGTTTGTTGTAATCTCTTCATCGCCCCATCTTGTTCTGTATTCAGATTATGTCGTTTTGTTGTTCAGTGCTTTTATTGAAAACGTGAAATATAATGACATGCAAAAATAACACAGACCCAGAAAGCCAGTAGATCCAAAATGTGCCATCCAGATGAAATCTATCAAATCACAACAGTTCTACTGGAGGTACAACCCTGTCTCTCTTTCTTGTGCTCTCTGTGTAGTACATATTAGACCTCTTAACCTAGTTTTGTATGTGCATCATTGTGCGGCACTCATAGGAAAACAAAagaatacatttgtttaataaaataacatttctttagtTTCAATAAATTTATGGAAATAGAGTTATATGGCAagcaaaaaaaatttttttttaatgttgctttTGCATCTATAAAGCATTTTAACAAATGTGGGAATACATCATTTGATCAATGCAGACTGAATATAAAACATCTTTATACAACATATTTAATCCATTATAcatgatactgtatatacatactaTACATCTCACTTCTACCCCTGCTTAAAACACCAGTAAATACTTTCTTCAATCCCAGCATGAAATTCAGAAACAACTACACGTAAGCCATGTGCAGAATGATATCCaggcaaaaatgtaaacaatatgACTGTCAAAAGCATCACTTGAGTCTTATGTCTTATGTTCTTTCATCTCCTTAGCACATTTCATCCGCCCCTCCTCTCTCATCCGTCTCCAACATGTCTTCCATGTCATCCAGTTCTCTCTCACAGTCCTCGCACCCCTCCGTTCCACACCCCTCCGTTCCACACCCCCCCACCAGTACCAGTCCATGGGGATTCGAAGCTGGTATAGGCCCGTCAGGCACTTGCTCTCTGAGGGGCCACATGGTGTCCATGAGCGTGCCCTTGTGGCAATGCTGAACCAATCGGCTGACGGAATAGAGGCTCCCGCCACCCGCCGTGATGACCTCATCGTATGGTGGGGCGTGGCTGGCGGCCTGGGCCTCCTCCAGGCGGATGCGGGCACGGTGCTTCATCTCGATCAGGGTCTTGGTGTAAGAGTTCAGGGTGAATACAGCCGCCGCCATGCAGCAACTGAAGGAGATCCACGCCATCCTgtgaaaaaagatttaaaatagcAAAACTATATAAAATGCCAATCATAATATCAGGTTTTGAATGTGATATCACACCAATTGGACTGCACTTTATAATAGGTATATTATACAGACAATAGGAGAGCAAAAAAAGAGTCAGAACTCAAAGAGAACTCACGCAAACGACCAACCATAGTCCCATGTCTGAGGCCGCCAGTCTTTAGGCCCGATGCTCACAGTCATCTGGAACACGGTTGTATACATCATATGCGCCACCATTCCCATCATGCCTGGAAATTACGCAGCATACATGTTGTTCTCCTTGTCTTTGTTACACATGGATTCAGAACCAGATTATTTCCCGAAAAAACTATGAGATATGCTATTAGAACTCTCATAGACGTACCGGATAGGACGGTACAAATGGCAGCAAAGGCGTTGATCTTGAGCGCATACATCTCTTTAttcagacacagaagcagcaaTTCCACCCACATCATTAAGAAGCCCATCGCCAGCAGGCTGATGTACGCAAACTCTGATATCACAGAGAGCCACAGAACTCCTACAGGATATGAATCAGAGATTTGGACGTGGGCATAAGTCAACTTTTTAAAGCCGTGTAATAGTTGGTGTACAGCTCATGAAAAGCTCACCTTGTGTTTCTCCAGGGGTCAGCTCGATGAAGCTCCGGCATTTCTCTTCTGGAAATTGAGTGAACCGTCAATACGGTCTTCGCAAAAAATCATACAACATCAGAACATCACATTTTTACAGCTGGGTAAATCTCACGAAAACGGCACAGAAATGACTGAgtcatatttaaattaaaatcctTCTCTCTTCCTCCTCCAGTTGGTATTGTCTCTAAAATTTGCTGAAACTTTGTATAGCACATCTCATATTATTGCCTGCCTATAAATAGCTTTTTTCTCTTTATTGTAAGTTGCTGAAAGCATCTGctaagtgaaaatgtaaaaaataagcaGTTTTTTTCTGGGTTTGATCTATCTCTAAAAAGTGTGAAGAATTATATAACTTGGGCAACTTTTAACTGTGGCATCTGTGTGTTGTGTAAGATAGCAGCAGATGTTGAGAACTGGGGTGACCCCATGCTGGACAAATTAAAGGCCACAGCAGGATTCAAAGGCTCTAAATTGGGACATTAGTGTCAAGAACAACTTTGacagatttttgacatttttgttcCTCATTTTTATGCACTGGAATCAAATTCAGTGACAACGAAAGTTTCCATCCAAAGGATGCAAAATACATATACTAAAGTGAATGGATTATGAGCCTACAGATAACAAACAGAAGTTACCTTTTCCATCATTGTGCTTTTCACAGGAAAGCCAAAACCCAGTGTGGAAATAACGCAGCATGTATTTGTCCTCTCCCGTCTCCCAGATGTAGTGAACAGCATTTGCCAGATTTTTGGCTCTTATACGGGCCAGTTCTTCTTTCTGCTTGGGGGACATCGTCACATTTGAATCTTCTTTCGGATCAAGGGTTGGGGCCTCTGTGAAcagaaagagagtttacatacaTATTTGGCACTTAATCGGTGCATTCaatatacacattttatcagtatatgTGTTCCTTTGAAATGAACCCACGACAAGGCCATGTGCTGTTAACGCAGTTGAGCTACAATCTATACCTAAATCAAAGAGCAGTGATGATAGATATGAGATTAAAAGAAGGTCACATATACTTCAAACCTATTCATCTTATACACACATACCATCATTTCAGTTTACACAATAGAAGTGCAAAGAAAAAGGTCACTTGGAAGTCCCTGGCAAACAGGTTTTTCAAATATGTTTGACATCTCGCCTGCCATTGTCTGGGACCGAAACTCAATTTCAATCTTATGAATAATTTGTTCACCCAATCTGATGTTTAATCTTTCATTTTAAACACTGCATAACCTTTACATCAGTCTGAATGGAAACCTACAGATTTAGTGTTAATCTCCGTCATAGCGGTCCGACAGATTTCCAGAGGTTTGACCTGGATGATTATGTTACAAGGGTTTGAATGTAATCTCTCATATATACAGTTTAAAAGTGCAGTAGGTTATTTTACAGCAGTTTTTATGTGGTTCGAGACAAATCTTATCTGATAATTCTGTGCCCTCCTGAAAATGaaccagaaaaaaaacactttttgatatgcaaagttttttaattCAAAGTTAACCAGTTTTAATCGAATTACTAATAAACAAAATAGAGTGCACATAAATGTCTCCATGTTGTTATTTTGTCAAATTTAACTTCAAtgttgcttaaagggatagttcacccaaaaatgatgtcatgaataattcatttgagtcatgaattactcaaactcaaaatgttccaaacctgaataaatttctttgttcttttgaacacaaaactatttggaagaatgttagcaactgagatttctggggcaccaccgACTACCATTAAAttggttgtcaaaggtgccccagaactgtttgttttcctaaattcttcaaaatattttcttttgtgttcaacaaaacaaaaaagtatacaataattctttccactacggtagtcaatgatgacccagaaatctcagttgctaacattcttccaaatattcaacaaaacaaagaaatttatacaggtttataacaacttgagggtgagaaattcatgacagaattttcttttttcggGGAACTATCCCATTTAAGCTTAATGGTAGCAATTAGTTTTCAattagaataaataaaagttatCAGTTTATTATTCTGAGTTTCCACTTTTACAGAGTTAAATGTTCATCTGTGTGCCAGTTTCTTACCGGTTGTGTATGGCTGGCTGTTGTTCTGTCCGCAGTTCTTCATTTTGACAGGTGACAGACAAAGAGGTTTGACCACTTTGTGCGTTCCCACGCACCAGTAAGAGGTGCAGAAGGCCAAGACGGAGAGCGCCAGGGCAAGCGAGGTCAGCGAGAGAGACAAGAAGGAACGGTTCCTCCGAGACAAACGTTCCAACATTGTGCAAAGATGCTGTTAAAACTGACGTTGCAGGATCGAAAATGCACAAGACTGTAAATGAAGCACTGTGCACAGTTCCACCTACGGATGGACTTAACAAATGTGAGGGGAGGAAGAGAATCGAGGAAAAGATGTGGGCAGTTGTGTATGAGAAACTTAGTGCACAGGAATAGCGTCAGAAGGAAGAAAGGAGAAAACAAATAGAAATTGATGATGCACGCAGCAAAATGAAAGTTCACTTGAGATGAGCGGAGAatttaagagagagagaaaataacgAGAATCAGACAGGTATCAGGGAGGAAAATCACACTCAAAATGTCTCTCAAAACGGTCATAACATGCTTTTCAAAGCTGATGAAATATAGAAAAGCTTCATAAAACTATAAACACTTTGGGTCAAAATGGACGGGACGTACCATAGGTTCCTAGAAAGTCAACGGAGATGAGACTGGCAATCAACAAAGATCTTCATGCTGAATGTTTAGAAGTTTGTAAATCCAAGAATGGAAGCCAAAGCAAGTGTCATTTGTGTCTCTGTCATGTTACTTCAGCTCAGATGAATAGATGAATCAAGTCTTAAGCCATCAATGAAGAAAGACTTCTGTTCTTCTCATCGTTTATACCCATCCCTCACCTGATCTTCAATTTTCTGGGAATTTCTTAAGTATTTCATGTCTTAATCACGGTTTCAATTTCTTTAATCCTTCATGATCTCAGTTAATCTTAAAAAGAAAGGTACATCTGTCTCTCCTTGAGTCCTCCAGAAACCTTAATCAAGTAAACAGACCATATTATTAAAGACAACCTACGTATTACATTACAAAGTTATCAGTTGTTACTAGAAATGTAGACATTTGAGCTTGATTtatgcattaaataaaaaatgtacatatttattatttatgaaataATATTACAAAGACCCTTTTTTCTAACAGAACTTTCAATAAGTgcatttattagaaatgattaGAGTACAAGAAACTTACCTCCTCATCTCTGAAGACAGCTATACGGCTCTCTGCAATTTCACTTTTATTACCTCACAGTCTCAATGTCTTTTATTCATTCTGTCCCTCTTAAGTGATTTTTCGCAAACCCACCCAGATTTCACTTAATCCGCCAAAGTCCATCTGTTCCTTCCATTCTGCCTCTTTCTATAATTTCCTATTACTGAAAACCTCACTCGCTCTTTCCGCTTACAACCAGGTTACGACCCTCCTCTTCTCTATATGAAGCTGTTTGATTAATACTCCTCTTTAGATGTACAAAATGTCAAGCTCTCGTAAGCATGTTTCTTCCTGTTCTGTAACTTTAACAACTCTTCAGATATTTGTATTGTCCTGAACTACAGCCAAAACCACCACCAGAAACGGaaactgtttattttcttttcagTGCATTAGGAGCTTTATtctgtatgtatatacagtatgaatatTCTACCGTGAAGTTGAGACCCTGGACATCCAGGACACCCCACGAAATGTTAACTAGCAGGTCTATTAATGTCCCGATGCCCCTAGTGGTAAAAACACTGTAGTGCAACACCATGACTCACTACATTAAGTCCCagtgtatggaggactaaacctgcaaaaattataaataaatgtataaataaataaatatataaacgaataaatgtaataatatgaaaataaataaaggaatgaatggtttgataaaacaaaataattcgttttagctattattgatcttagctttaactttttttttcattttttaaattgatttataattttttgcatccatttttatttattatttttagattattttatttatcatttccttttatttttacatttatttatacatttatttatttataatttttgcaggtttagtcctccatacccgtgaaccggaagttgcgaaccggaagtgacctattaggtcagatatggtgacccatacctgaaatgtgacctctgcatttaacccatccagagagtagtgaacacacgcacagcaagtcgtgaacacacgtacacccggagcagtgggcagctatcactgcagcgcccggggagcaaataaggtgccttgctcaagggcacctcagtcgttacccgcctgaggatcgaaccggcaaccttctggtcacgagtccgactctctaaccattaggctaACCACGACTGCCCCACAGAAATTTTACATCCGTATTCTGAAACATTTCCATGTGAAAAGGaaattcaaaggagaaaattagtgaccgtggcttgcgtttttcactgcaaattcaactgtaaaaacagctgttgcattgattttgaaatgaaactagcagcagactgacagttgaaggggaggagttaacggatgctccggccaagccgtctagtttACGTAATTTGAGAGTCATTTCAGGGCGTAAATGCGTTTtgagattttaactgaagattgcGAGGGACCATGaattttgaaaagaaaatgacccacattgaaaagctatttactataaactcTGCAATagttcatgaaaaaataagaattgtcatttttaatttcactgggactttttACCTTAAAACTCTAAATCACGAATTAAATGAAGGTTCAAGTTAAGAAACCTAAACAGCATTCGAGACTTAACTTACTGTATGGAAAATATTTTTACGTCTCTGTTTGTAAACATGACATGCACTGGATTTACAACGCAAGTAATGGGGCAAGACATTACATCGCGACAAACCTATATTGCTACAG is part of the Triplophysa rosa linkage group LG16, Trosa_1v2, whole genome shotgun sequence genome and harbors:
- the rcvrn3 gene encoding recoverin 3, coding for MGNSQKKGLSREILDDLKVNTKFTEAEIMQSYENFQKQCPSGLISQDQFVEIYIRCFPDSDAKSYAQHVFRSFDTNNDETLDFKEYIVALHMTSSTKTALKLEWAFSLFDVDKNGYITKTEVCELCQAIFNLIPKDKLEDLPNDENTAEKRAEKLWTIFGKKDNERLAEGEFIEGVSSSQVALRLIQYDSK
- the si:ch211-232m10.6 gene encoding germ cell-specific gene 1-like protein, giving the protein MLERLSRRNRSFLSLSLTSLALALSVLAFCTSYWCVGTHKVVKPLCLSPVKMKNCGQNNSQPYTTEAPTLDPKEDSNVTMSPKQKEELARIRAKNLANAVHYIWETGEDKYMLRYFHTGFWLSCEKHNDGKEEKCRSFIELTPGETQGVLWLSVISEFAYISLLAMGFLMMWVELLLLCLNKEMYALKINAFAAICTVLSGMMGMVAHMMYTTVFQMTVSIGPKDWRPQTWDYGWSFAMAWISFSCCMAAAVFTLNSYTKTLIEMKHRARIRLEEAQAASHAPPYDEVITAGGGSLYSVSRLVQHCHKGTLMDTMWPLREQVPDGPIPASNPHGLVLVGGCGTEGCGTEGCEDCERELDDMEDMLETDERGGADEMC